A stretch of Acropora muricata isolate sample 2 chromosome 7, ASM3666990v1, whole genome shotgun sequence DNA encodes these proteins:
- the LOC136923223 gene encoding uncharacterized protein — protein METDRSQLTKRHSFPYTKIYTWNMLNSGSQIQVDIPIDQMKSAPVISSDGSSAEREARLEDAILWIRKELSDMRHQDKFLTRQFIQLRATIQGMKDDGLESTEPLKEPSFRHSVPGPNLRPSFGRSFSYM, from the exons ATGGAAACAGACCGCTCGCAACTAACAAAACGACATTCATTTCCTTACACGAAAATATACACTTGGAATATGTTAAATTCCGGATCGCAGATTCAAGTGGATATTCCCATCGATCAGATGAAGTCTGCCCCTGTTATAAGCTCGGATGGAAGCAGCGCCGAAAGAGAGGCTCGCTTAGAAGATGCCATCTTGTGGATAAGAAAAGAATTG TCAGATATGCGGCATCAAGACAAGTTCCTGACACGACAGTTTATCCAGCTCCGGGCAACGATACAGGGCATGAAAGATGACGGATTGGAATCCACAGAACCGCTCAAGGAACCTTCCTTTCGTCATTCAGTACCAGGCCCCAATCTTCGACCTTCATTCGGAAGAAGTTTTTCTTACATGTAA